GCTGACCGAACACAGCATCACAGCCGATGTCAGTGGCCGGCCCAAGCACATCTACAGCATCTGGCGCAAGATGCAGCAGAAGGGCATTCCTTTCGAGGAGGTGTACGATGTGCACGGTTTCCGCATCATCGTCAGCTCAGTGACCGATTGTTATGTGGCCCTGGGGATCATCCACACGCTTTGGAGGCCCATCCCCGGCGAGTTCGATGACTACATCGCCAGGCCCAAGGACAACGGCTATCAGTCGTTGCACACCGCCGTCACCGGGCCGGAGAAGCACTCGATGGAGGTGCAGATCCGCACCTGGGAAATGCACGATCTGGCCGAGCAAGGGGTGGCCGCGCATTGGCGCTACAAAGAGGGCGGGCGCAAGTTCGACGACGATTTCGCCAACAAGATCGCCTGGTTGCGGGCCTTGAAAACGTTCGAGGAGGAGGCCAACGACGCTTCGGAGATGGTGGAAAGCATGCGCACGGATATTTTCAGTGACCGTGTGTATGTGTTCACGCCCAAAGGCGACCTGCTGAACCTGCCCGCCGGCTCGACGCCGATCGATTTCGCCTACCAGATCCATACCGAGGTGGGCCACAGGTGCCGAGGGGCGCGGGTGAACGGCAAGATGGTGCGGCTGGACTACCAACTCAAGAGCCGCGACCGGGTGGAGATCATCACCGCCAAGAAGGCCGGGCCGAGCCGCGACTGGCTGAACGAGCACCTGGGCTATGTCCGCACCCGCCGCGCTCGCTCCAAGATTCGGCAGTGGTTTCGCACGCAGGATCGCGAAGCCAATATCATCGCCGGCCGGCAGACGCTGGATCGGCTGATCAAGCAGCTTTATCTGCGCTCGGTCAGCCATGAGGACGCCGCCCAGGCCATGGGCTATGACAATCTGGATGATTTCCTGGCTGCCATCGGTTACGGCGACATCCCCAGCGACCGGCTGTCGAGTAAGCTGATCGCCATGCAGCCCAAGGACCGGGATGAGGATAAGGCGGAGGACGAGGGCTTGCCCGATGTAGCCCCACCGCCCAACGCCAGCGGCCCCATCGCCATCCGCGGGGTAGATGGCCTGCTGACCCGGCTGGCGCAGTGCTGCAACCCGCTGCCGGGCGATGACATCGTCGGCTATGTCACTCGCGGGCGGGGCGTGACCATCCACAAGGCCGAATGCCCAAACGTGATGAATCGCAACCAGGAGCAGGAGCGTATGATCCAGGCCCATTGGGGCGCCGAAACGCCCACCTATCCCGTCCCCATCATCGTCCGGGCCTGGAATCGCACCGGGCTGCTGCGCGACATCAGCGCCGTGGTCGCCGCCGATGGCATCAATATCAGCGCCTCCAGCACCAACACCAGCCCGAAATCACCGCTGGCGGTGATCTTCCTGACGATGAGTGTGCGCGACGCCCAACAGTTGACGCGGATCATGGACCGCGTCGAGCGGGTGCAGAATGTGATCTCGGTGGAGCGGTATCGGCCGGAGGGGGGGAAGGGGAAGAAGTAGGGGCGGGGTGAGATTTGACATCGGTTGCGGCGAGGTGGATAATAAATCTCCAGTTTCTCCAGAAACAGGAGCTTCTCCATGAAACCTCTGCACGTCAGCGCCGAACAACTCCGCCGGGGATTGACCGGCTTCCTCAGCCGGACCGGTTTCGGCGGCGAGCATATTGTCGTCGAACGCCATGAGGCCCCCCTGGCCGTGCTCATCCCCTACAGCCTCTACACCGCCCTGGCTGAAGGCACGACCGCGGCCCCCGCACAGCCGGCCGAGGCGGGCGAGCCATCGCTGCGCGAACGCCAGCTTGCCTATCAGCCAACGGAATCTTACAGGCAGGTCGGGCTAGTCGGTGGAGATGGCTCGCCGATCAATGGCGGGGCCGGCCACGGCCGCATTACCATCGAGCCGGACAAGCGCGGGGGCAAGCCCTGCATCCGGGGGCTGCGGATCACCGTCTATGATGTTCTTTCCTATCTGGCGGCGGGCATGACCAGCGATGAAATCCTGGCCGACTTCCCGAATCTAACCC
This DNA window, taken from Caldilineales bacterium, encodes the following:
- a CDS encoding bifunctional (p)ppGpp synthetase/guanosine-3',5'-bis(diphosphate) 3'-pyrophosphohydrolase, with amino-acid sequence MATYVSPTIDQLLHKASYLSGDNRDLVRRAYVVAEEQHRGQIRSSGEPYITHPLAVADILCNLGADAETLAAGLLHDVVEDTGYPPEQIAEQFGKRVRELVLGVTKLSKQTRSALEPTDNHPNGANGGPTARPDPTRQEEWAENMRQLFLSSGEHPLILVIKLADRLHNMLTLTAIKNEDKRRRIAKETLEIFAPVANRLGMWQIKWELEDLAFRHLQPVVYQQLREKINQRRAGRERFIRQVEEQIRLTLTEHSITADVSGRPKHIYSIWRKMQQKGIPFEEVYDVHGFRIIVSSVTDCYVALGIIHTLWRPIPGEFDDYIARPKDNGYQSLHTAVTGPEKHSMEVQIRTWEMHDLAEQGVAAHWRYKEGGRKFDDDFANKIAWLRALKTFEEEANDASEMVESMRTDIFSDRVYVFTPKGDLLNLPAGSTPIDFAYQIHTEVGHRCRGARVNGKMVRLDYQLKSRDRVEIITAKKAGPSRDWLNEHLGYVRTRRARSKIRQWFRTQDREANIIAGRQTLDRLIKQLYLRSVSHEDAAQAMGYDNLDDFLAAIGYGDIPSDRLSSKLIAMQPKDRDEDKAEDEGLPDVAPPPNASGPIAIRGVDGLLTRLAQCCNPLPGDDIVGYVTRGRGVTIHKAECPNVMNRNQEQERMIQAHWGAETPTYPVPIIVRAWNRTGLLRDISAVVAADGINISASSTNTSPKSPLAVIFLTMSVRDAQQLTRIMDRVERVQNVISVERYRPEGGKGKK
- a CDS encoding DUF433 domain-containing protein, coding for MKPLHVSAEQLRRGLTGFLSRTGFGGEHIVVERHEAPLAVLIPYSLYTALAEGTTAAPAQPAEAGEPSLRERQLAYQPTESYRQVGLVGGDGSPINGGAGHGRITIEPDKRGGKPCIRGLRITVYDVLSYLAAGMTSDEILADFPNLTREDIYACLDYAAEREKRVLVAVA